Proteins encoded within one genomic window of Pygocentrus nattereri isolate fPygNat1 chromosome 9, fPygNat1.pri, whole genome shotgun sequence:
- the lmod3 gene encoding leiomodin-3 encodes MSNHSDQDPNLEEIDDDAILAGLSAEELKQLQNEIEVIAPDERVPVGMRQKDASREPEARDNTKQGSEDEEDIDEDAILAGLSAEELKQLQNEMEVIVPDERVPVGMRQKDQTDKPPTGSFDHRSLVDYLYWERESKRLLEEERVPAVLLPSQKKMEEEIKKEVKGNENVEVDYVYEEIVEEAEEGEGDEVIEEVIEEVIEEVVEVEDNMEEERTRHPIKTETEEKSTVTSVTSQEILQPPLEFCDSRKEEEALRSEQNEGELKGAEEKQEDQLQSKPAPSTYENWVPEKEERVISKLKIPKLVLGDCLIKKTARPSGNETNLESTLDKIRKNNPSITEVNLNNIENIPKEMLLDYVEALKKNKHVKTFSIANTGADENVAFSLANMLRENRSITTLNIESNFITGKGIIAIMRCLQFNETLTELRFHNQRHMLGHHAEMEVSRLLKANNTLLKMGYHFELPGPRMVVTNLLTRNLDRQRQQRKEDQRLQQMKEQRQIMEMYESHLNLPPGLLEMLGSYIPEMALLKAAQDLPNVPQDSPKPSPVSSPSLQLRKVHHPPRQPPPTSDSDSANLLKGVLLKKTPKRRDPLLELNQREERREGRTNVQLRCTPKQRSTMKEEPVDDKANLKDVIKTLKPVPRRRQPPKVELTPRDLLLNEIRQSNVAYLKSVPLPKVLESSETSLF; translated from the exons ATGTCCAACCACAGTGACCAGGACCCCAACCTAGAGGAGATTGACGATGATGCAATTCTAGCAGGTCTCTCCGCTGAAGAACTCAAGCAACTACAGAATGAGATCGAAGTGATCGCCCCTGACGAGAGAGTGCCTGTGGGGATGAGACAGAAGGACGCTTCTCGTGAACCAGAGGCTCGAG ataACACAAAGCAAGGATCTGAGGATGAAGAAGACATTGACGAAGATGCAATTCTAGCAGGTCTCTCCGCTGAGGAGCTCAAGCAACTCCAGAATGAGATGGAAGTGATCGTCCCTGATGAGAGAGTGCCAGTAGGGATGAGACAGAAGGACCAGACAGATAAACCTCCAACAGGGTCATTTGACCACAGATCACTGGTGGACTACTTGTACTGGGAGAGAGAGTCTAAACGTTTGCTGGAGGAGGAAAGAGTCCCTGCAGTCCTGCTGCCAAGTCAG aaaaaaatggaagaggAAATCAAGAAGGAAGTCAAAGGGAATGAAAATGTTGAAGTAGATTATGTGTATGAGGAGATAGTGGAGGAGGCTGAGGAAGGGGAGGGTGACGAGGTGATCGAGGAAGTGATTGAAGAGGTAATAGAGGAAGTGGTGGAGGTGGAAGACAACATGGAGGAGGAACGAACCAGACATCCCATTAAAACAGAAACTGAGGAAAAAAGCACTGTTACATCTGTCACCTCTCAAGAAATCTTGCAGCCTCCTCTGGAGTTCTGTGATTCAAGGAAGGAGGAAGAAGCTCTCAGATCAGAGCAGAACGAGGGAGAACTAAAGGGGGCTGAGGAGAAACAAGAAGATCAACTTCAATCTAAACCTGCTCCCTCAACCTACGAGAACTGGGTCcctgagaaagaagagagagtcATATCTAAACTGAAGATCCCAAAGCTTGTGCTTGGTGATTGCTTGATCAAAAAGACAGCGAGGCCTTCTGGAAATGAGACCAATCTGGAGAGCACTCTGGACAAGATTCGCAAAAACAATCCTTCCATCACTGAAGTCAACCTCAACAACATTGAAAACATTCCCAAGGAAATGCTTCTGGACTATGTGGAGGCCCTCAAGAAGAATAAGCATGTGAAGACCTTCAGCATTGCAAACACAGGTGCAGATGAAAATGTGGCCTTTTCCCTGGCCAACATGCTGCGAGAGAACAGGAGCATCACCACCCTGAACATCGAGTCAAACTTCATCACTGGAAAGGGTATTATTGCAATAATGCGCTGTCTGCAGTTCAACGAGACTCTGACAGAACTCCGCTTCCACAACCAGAGGCACATGCTGGGCCATCATGCAGAGATGGAAGTGTCCCGTCTTCTCAAAGCCAACAACACACTCCTGAAGATGGGTTACCACTTCGAGCTGCCTGGGCCTCGGATGGTAGTGACAAACTTACTCACCAGGAACCTGGATCGTCAGCGACAGCAGAGGAAAGAAGATCAGAGGCTTCAGCAAATGAAAGAACAACGTCAAATCATGGAGATGTATGAGAGCCATCTGAACTTGCCTCCTGGCCTCCTGGAGATGTTAGGAAGCTATATTCCTGAGATGGCACTTCTGAAGGCTGCACAGGATCTTCCAAATGTTCCTCAAGATTCTCCAAAGCCCTCCCCGGTATCAAGTCCATCTCTGCAGCTGCGCAAGGTACACCACCCTCCCAGGCAGCCCCCCCCCACCTCAGACTCAGATTCAGCCAATCTGCTGAAAGGTGTACTGCTTAAAAAGACTCCGAAACGTCGTGACCCACTGCTTGAGTTAAAtcaaagagaggaaagaagagagggGAGGACTAACGTTCAGCTACGTTGCACTCCTAAACAGCGGAGCACAATGAAGGAGGAACCAGTGGACGACAAAGCCAACCTGAAAGATgtaataaagactctgaaacCAGTTCCTCGAAGGAGGCAGCCACCTAAAGTGGAGTTAACACCACGTGACCTGCTCCTCAACGAGATTCGACAGAGCAATGTG